From Saimiri boliviensis isolate mSaiBol1 chromosome 9, mSaiBol1.pri, whole genome shotgun sequence, a single genomic window includes:
- the PROKR2 gene encoding prokineticin receptor 2: MAVQNGSTSFAPNFNPPQDHASSLSFNFSYGDYDLPMDEDEDMTKTRTFFAAKIVIGIALAGIMLVCGVGNFVFIAALTRYKKLRNLTNLLIANLAISDFLVAIICCPFEMDYYVVRQLSWEHGHVLCASVNYLRTVSLYVSTNALLAIAIDRYLAIVHPLKPRMNYQTASFLIALVWMVSILIAIPSAYFATETVLFIVKSQEKIFCGQIWPVDQQLYYKSYFLFIFGVEFVGPVVTMTLCYARISQELWFKAVPGFQTEQIRKRLRCRRKTVLVLMCILMAYVLCWAPFYGFTIVRDFFPTVFVKEKHYLTAFYVVECIAMSNSMINTVCFVTVKNNTMKYFKKMMLLHWRPSQRGSKSSADLDLKTNGVPATEEVDCIRLK; this comes from the exons ATGGCAGTCCAGAATGGAAGCACCAGTTTTGCACCCAACTTTAATCCACCCCAAGACCatgcctcctccctctccttcaaCTTCAGTTATGGTGATTACGACCTCCCTATGGATGAGGATGAGGACATGACCAAGACCCGGACCTTCTTTGCAGCCAAGATTGTCATCGGCATTGCACTGGCAGGCATCATGCTGGTCTGTGGTGTCGGTAACTTTGTCTTTATCGCTGCCCTCACCCGCTATAAGAAGCTGCGCAACCTCACCAATCTGCTCATTGCCAACCTGGCCATCTCCGACTTCCTGGTGGCCATCATCTGCTGCCCCTTTGAGATGGACTACTATGTGGTCCGGCAGCTCTCTTGGGAGCATGGCCACGTGCTCTGTGCCTCTGTCAACTACCTGCGCACCGTCTCCCTCTACGTCTCCACCAATGCCTTGCTGGCCATCGCCATTGACAG GTATCTTGCCATCGTTCACCCCTTGAAACCAAGGATGAATTATCAAACGGCCTCCTTCCTGATCGCCTTGGTCTGGATGGTATCCATTCTCATTGCCATCCCATCAGCCTACTTTGCAACAGAAACCGTCCTCTTTATTGTCAAGAGCCAGGAGAAGATCTTCTGTGGCCAGATCTGGCCCGTGGATCAGCAGCTCTACTACAAGTCCTACTTCCTCTTCATCTTTGGTGTGGAGTTCGTGGGTCCTGTGGTCACCATGACCCTGTGCTACGCCAGGATTTCCCAGGAGCTCTGGTTCAAGGCAGTCCCTGGGTTCCAGACAGAGCAGATCCGTAAGCGGCTGCGCTGCCGCAGGAAGACAGTCCTGGTGCTCATGTGCATCCTCATGGCCTACGTGCTATGCTGGGCACCCTTCTATGGTTTCACCATCGTACGCGACTTCTTCCCCACCGTGTTCGTAAAGGAAAAGCACTACCTCACTGCCTTCTACGTGGTTGAGTGCATCGCCATGAGCAACAGCATGATCAACACCGTGTGCTTCGTGACGGTCAAGAACAACACCATGAAGTATTTCAAGAAGATGATGCTGCTGCACTGGCGTCCCTCCCAGCGGGGGAGCAAGTCCAGTGCCGACCTTGACCTTAAGACGAACGGGGTGCCTGCCACGGAAGAGGTGGACTGTATCAGGCTGAAGTGA